A single Azospirillum sp. TSA2s DNA region contains:
- a CDS encoding response regulator, which translates to MTRRKLQTARRGRRTPFVPPPASPVPPVRRSTLLGTTSVPMPGEGAVRQTLLPAAPAPDVTPVPPSSGQAAVPAGWESGTMTSDSNPQPDKADVAILIVDDDPRNLFAVRETLEDLGAQLVLARSGEEALKHLLRQDFALILLDVHMPGMDGYETAELIRLREKSRHIPIIFLTAINKDETHIFRGYTTGAVDYMFKPVDPLILKCKVAVFVDLYRKTEEVKREVEAKQRLLDENERVRREMRQAEQALRRSEERQALILGQLPIVLYTADLTPGIPFRYLSDTTETVLGCPASRFIEDPQFWESGLHPDDRNRVLRQLESVHETGLTMVEYRWRGPDGGERHLLDQAVVVRDEDGVPTELFGTIMDVTETRQAQQQLAHAQKMEMVGRLTGGIAHDFNNMLMVVIGSLERLVPGLADDPKAARRAEMALQAALRCSDMTRRLLTFARRQQLHPEPVDLGALVAGMGELMERTLGGAVAIAIEAPPADAEPLWIASVDRSQAESALLNLVINARDAMPGGGALRIRTANTRFEEPQTAHGMSVPAGDYILLSVSDSGCGMPPDVLERAFEPFFTTKETGKGTGLGLAMIHGFVKQSGGLIGIDSTPGVGTTFRLYLPRATMDALQSPTPDEDGADEAFAGRGETVLVVDDDADVRAVAVQAVTALGYRVLEADGAEAALTLLDRQPVDLLFTDIVMPGGLNGRELALEGLRRHPSLRVLFASGYANGTSAPEPEAGASADTGSAADPGAVLGAVLSRAETLPKPYRDGVLARALRRALDLQAPLAPAEAVRG; encoded by the coding sequence ATGACCCGGCGCAAGCTCCAGACGGCGCGGAGGGGGCGGCGCACGCCCTTCGTCCCGCCGCCGGCCAGTCCGGTGCCTCCGGTTCGCCGGTCCACCCTGCTCGGCACCACCAGCGTCCCGATGCCCGGCGAGGGCGCTGTTCGCCAGACGCTTCTGCCGGCGGCCCCTGCACCCGACGTGACGCCGGTGCCACCGTCCTCCGGCCAGGCTGCCGTCCCCGCGGGATGGGAAAGCGGAACCATGACCAGCGATTCGAATCCCCAGCCCGACAAGGCGGACGTCGCGATCCTGATCGTCGACGACGACCCGCGGAACCTGTTCGCCGTGCGCGAGACGCTGGAGGATCTGGGGGCGCAACTGGTGCTCGCCCGGTCGGGGGAGGAGGCGCTGAAGCATCTGCTGCGGCAGGACTTCGCGCTGATCCTGCTGGACGTCCACATGCCGGGCATGGACGGCTACGAGACGGCGGAGCTGATCCGCCTGCGCGAGAAGTCCCGCCACATCCCGATCATCTTCCTGACCGCCATCAACAAGGACGAGACGCACATCTTCCGCGGCTATACCACCGGCGCCGTGGACTACATGTTCAAGCCCGTCGACCCGTTGATCCTGAAATGCAAGGTGGCGGTCTTCGTCGATCTCTACCGCAAGACCGAGGAGGTGAAGCGCGAGGTCGAGGCCAAGCAGCGCCTGCTGGACGAGAATGAGCGGGTGCGGCGCGAGATGCGGCAGGCCGAACAGGCGTTGCGCCGGTCGGAGGAGCGGCAGGCGCTGATCCTGGGCCAGCTTCCCATCGTGCTCTACACCGCCGACCTGACGCCGGGCATTCCGTTCCGCTACCTGTCGGACACCACGGAAACGGTGCTGGGCTGCCCCGCGTCCCGTTTCATCGAGGATCCGCAATTCTGGGAAAGCGGGCTGCATCCGGACGACCGCAACCGCGTCCTGCGCCAGCTGGAGTCGGTCCACGAGACCGGGCTGACCATGGTGGAATACCGCTGGCGCGGCCCGGACGGCGGTGAACGCCATCTGCTGGATCAGGCCGTCGTCGTGCGTGACGAGGACGGCGTGCCGACCGAGCTGTTCGGCACCATCATGGACGTGACCGAGACGCGCCAAGCCCAGCAGCAGCTCGCCCACGCGCAGAAGATGGAGATGGTCGGCCGGCTGACCGGCGGCATCGCCCATGACTTCAACAACATGTTGATGGTGGTGATCGGCAGCCTGGAGCGTCTGGTCCCCGGCCTCGCCGACGACCCCAAGGCGGCGCGGCGGGCGGAGATGGCGCTGCAGGCGGCGCTGCGCTGTTCCGACATGACGCGGCGGCTGCTGACCTTCGCCCGGCGCCAGCAGCTTCACCCGGAGCCGGTGGATCTCGGCGCACTGGTCGCCGGCATGGGCGAGCTGATGGAGCGCACGCTGGGCGGGGCCGTCGCCATCGCCATCGAGGCGCCGCCGGCCGATGCCGAACCGCTGTGGATCGCCTCGGTCGATCGCTCGCAGGCGGAATCTGCTCTGCTCAACCTCGTCATCAACGCCCGCGACGCCATGCCCGGTGGCGGCGCCCTTCGGATCCGCACCGCGAATACCCGATTCGAGGAGCCGCAGACGGCACACGGCATGTCGGTTCCGGCCGGCGACTATATCCTGCTGTCGGTGTCGGACAGCGGATGCGGCATGCCGCCGGACGTGCTGGAACGCGCCTTCGAACCCTTCTTCACCACCAAGGAAACGGGGAAGGGCACAGGGCTCGGTCTTGCCATGATCCATGGCTTCGTCAAGCAGTCGGGCGGGCTGATCGGTATCGACAGCACTCCAGGCGTTGGCACCACCTTCCGGCTCTATCTGCCGCGGGCGACGATGGACGCCCTGCAAAGCCCAACTCCGGACGAGGACGGTGCCGACGAGGCCTTCGCCGGCCGCGGCGAGACGGTGCTGGTGGTGGATGACGACGCCGACGTGCGGGCGGTCGCCGTCCAGGCGGTGACGGCACTGGGATACCGCGTGCTGGAAGCCGACGGAGCGGAAGCGGCGCTGACCCTGCTGGACCGGCAGCCGGTCGACCTTCTGTTCACCGACATCGTGATGCCCGGCGGGCTGAACGGGCGCGAACTGGCGCTGGAGGGTTTGCGCCGCCATCCCTCGCTGCGGGTGCTGTTCGCGTCGGGCTATGCCAACGGAACCAGTGCGCCGGAGCCGGAGGCCGGCGCGTCCGCCGACACCGGCAGCGCCGCCGATCCCGGCGCCGTGCTGGGGGCCGTGCTGAGCCGGGCGGAAACGCTGCCGAAGCCTTACCGCGACGGCGTTCTGGCCCGTGCCCTGCGGCGCGCGCTGGATTTGCAGGCCCCTCTCGCCCCGGCGGAGGCCGTCCGGGGATGA
- a CDS encoding MFS transporter, which produces MTSAATAGDSFRSAFRHRAFALFWSARVCSMLAIQMQVVAVGWQVYAMTGDPLDLGLVGLFQFLPTLALVLVAGHVVDNNDRKTVLFGALSIEMIAVAALFLLTMAGGLSPHAIFAVVALIGLAKSFEGPANQAILSATVPVEDLPNAVAWQSSGVQVAQISGPALGGLLYIAGPAAVYGVSTAMLVLSVLLIAACRPRPVTMTKRAMSLTSMLAGAAFIRSRPEILGAISLDLFAVLLGGATALLPIYARDVLHVGPWGLGLLRSAPALGALAMAMVITRWGVKRHAGRWMLVAVAGFGVATIAFGLSADPVLSFIALLAVGATDQVSMFVRQTLIQLSTPDDMRGRVGAVTSLFIGASNQLGEFESGSVAALIGAVPAVVLGGVGAVGLASLWAVMFPALRRVDRLLAR; this is translated from the coding sequence ATGACCAGCGCCGCCACGGCCGGGGATAGTTTCCGGTCGGCCTTCCGTCACCGCGCCTTCGCCCTGTTCTGGAGCGCGCGGGTCTGTTCGATGCTGGCGATCCAGATGCAGGTGGTGGCGGTTGGCTGGCAGGTCTATGCCATGACCGGCGACCCGCTCGACCTCGGTCTGGTCGGGCTGTTCCAGTTCCTGCCCACCCTGGCGCTGGTTTTGGTGGCCGGCCATGTGGTCGACAACAACGACCGCAAGACGGTGCTGTTCGGCGCCCTGTCGATCGAGATGATCGCCGTGGCCGCCCTGTTCCTGCTGACCATGGCCGGCGGCCTGTCGCCCCACGCGATCTTCGCCGTGGTGGCGCTGATCGGCCTCGCCAAATCCTTCGAGGGGCCGGCCAACCAGGCGATCCTGTCGGCGACCGTTCCGGTGGAGGATTTGCCCAATGCCGTCGCTTGGCAGTCGTCGGGGGTGCAGGTGGCGCAGATCTCCGGTCCGGCGCTGGGCGGGCTGCTCTACATCGCCGGGCCGGCGGCGGTCTATGGCGTCAGCACGGCGATGCTGGTGCTGTCGGTCCTGCTGATCGCCGCCTGCCGGCCACGCCCCGTCACCATGACCAAGCGCGCCATGAGCCTGACCAGCATGCTGGCCGGTGCCGCCTTCATCCGCAGCCGGCCGGAGATCCTGGGCGCCATCTCGCTCGACCTGTTCGCGGTTCTGCTCGGCGGGGCGACGGCGCTGCTGCCGATCTATGCGCGCGATGTGCTGCATGTCGGGCCGTGGGGGCTCGGCCTGCTGCGCTCGGCCCCGGCGCTGGGGGCGCTCGCAATGGCGATGGTCATCACCCGCTGGGGCGTGAAGCGCCATGCCGGGCGCTGGATGCTGGTGGCGGTGGCCGGGTTCGGCGTCGCCACCATCGCCTTCGGCCTGTCGGCCGATCCGGTGTTGTCCTTCATCGCCCTGTTGGCCGTCGGCGCCACCGATCAGGTCAGCATGTTCGTCCGCCAGACGCTGATCCAGCTCTCCACCCCCGACGACATGCGCGGCCGGGTCGGCGCCGTCACCTCGCTGTTCATCGGCGCCTCCAACCAGTTGGGCGAGTTCGAATCCGGCAGCGTGGCGGCTCTGATCGGCGCGGTTCCGGCGGTGGTGCTGGGCGGCGTCGGCGCAGTGGGCCTCGCCAGCCTGTGGGCGGTGATGTTCCCGGCCCTGCGGCGGGTGGACCGGCTGTTGGCGCGGTAG
- a CDS encoding DUF5985 family protein: MDVLKSAVYLLCFAASLLCMVLLLRSYLRSHSRLLLWSTLCFVGLAINNLLLFIDVVILPTEVDLLPFRHLSALAGVGILLYGFIWDAE, from the coding sequence ATGGATGTCCTGAAGTCTGCGGTCTATCTGCTGTGTTTCGCCGCCAGCCTGCTGTGCATGGTGCTGCTGCTGCGCAGTTACCTGCGGTCGCACAGCCGTCTGCTGCTGTGGAGCACGCTGTGCTTCGTCGGGTTGGCGATCAACAACCTGCTGCTGTTCATCGACGTGGTCATTCTGCCGACGGAAGTCGACCTCCTGCCGTTCCGCCATCTCTCCGCGCTGGCCGGGGTCGGGATCCTGCTGTACGGCTTCATCTGGGATGCCGAGTGA
- a CDS encoding DUF5985 family protein, translated as MLPTTYSFFTGALAALYAVAGMFFLSFWRRTRDALFASFALAFALLAINQVVLALGGLEREEQSWVYVLRLLAFLLIIAGIARKNLEGRRR; from the coding sequence ATGTTGCCCACGACTTACAGTTTCTTCACCGGGGCGCTGGCGGCGCTGTATGCGGTCGCGGGGATGTTCTTCCTCAGCTTCTGGAGACGGACGCGCGATGCGCTGTTCGCCAGCTTCGCATTGGCTTTTGCGCTGCTGGCGATCAATCAGGTGGTGCTGGCGCTGGGCGGGCTGGAGCGGGAGGAGCAGAGCTGGGTCTATGTGTTGCGCCTGCTGGCCTTCCTGCTGATCATCGCCGGCATCGCCCGCAAGAATCTGGAGGGACGGCGGCGCTGA
- the purT gene encoding formate-dependent phosphoribosylglycinamide formyltransferase, with amino-acid sequence MFTARILLLGSGELGKEFVIAAKRLGCEVIACDSYANAPAMQVADAAEVFSMLDADALRAAIAKHRPDYIVPEVEAIRTEVLHEFEDAGTTVVPSARAATMTMNRDRIREVAATELGLRTSRYRYAESLEEVRAGAEHTGFPCVVKPVMSSSGKGQSTVQDAAGLEAAWNYAVANMRGDRRKVIVEEFVPFEYEITLLTVRTRDGILYCEPIGHRQERGDYQESWQPVAMPQAMLDDAKAMAARVVDNLGGYGIFGVEFFVTADEVIFSELSPRPHDTGMVTLLSQNLSEFELHARAILGLPIPNIVCRAPSASAVILADREAENFRIEGLAEALSLGSAEQEVDVRLFGKPTTRKNRRMGVALATGSDTDDARARAKLAADKVTIRYL; translated from the coding sequence ATGTTCACCGCCAGGATCCTTCTGCTCGGCTCCGGAGAGTTGGGCAAGGAATTCGTCATCGCGGCCAAGCGGCTGGGCTGCGAGGTCATCGCCTGCGATAGCTATGCCAACGCCCCGGCGATGCAGGTCGCCGACGCGGCGGAGGTGTTCTCCATGCTGGACGCCGACGCCCTGCGCGCCGCCATTGCCAAGCACCGCCCCGACTATATCGTGCCGGAGGTGGAGGCGATCCGCACCGAGGTGCTGCACGAGTTCGAAGATGCCGGCACCACCGTCGTGCCCTCGGCCCGCGCCGCCACCATGACGATGAACCGCGACCGCATCCGCGAGGTCGCCGCGACCGAACTCGGCCTGCGCACCTCGCGCTACCGCTATGCCGAGAGCCTGGAGGAGGTGCGCGCCGGAGCCGAGCACACCGGTTTCCCCTGCGTCGTCAAGCCGGTGATGTCGTCGTCCGGCAAGGGGCAGAGCACGGTGCAGGACGCCGCCGGGCTGGAGGCCGCCTGGAACTACGCGGTGGCGAACATGCGCGGCGACCGCCGCAAGGTGATCGTCGAGGAGTTCGTCCCCTTCGAATACGAGATCACGCTGCTGACCGTCCGCACCCGCGACGGCATCCTCTATTGCGAGCCGATCGGCCATCGGCAGGAGCGCGGCGACTACCAGGAATCCTGGCAGCCGGTGGCCATGCCGCAGGCGATGCTGGACGACGCCAAGGCGATGGCGGCGCGGGTCGTCGACAATCTCGGCGGCTATGGGATCTTCGGCGTCGAGTTCTTCGTGACCGCCGACGAGGTGATTTTCTCCGAGCTGTCGCCGCGCCCGCATGACACCGGCATGGTCACCCTGCTGTCGCAGAACCTGTCGGAGTTCGAACTGCACGCCCGCGCCATCCTGGGCCTGCCGATCCCGAACATCGTCTGCCGCGCCCCGTCGGCGTCCGCCGTCATCCTGGCCGACCGCGAAGCGGAGAATTTCCGCATCGAGGGGCTGGCCGAGGCGCTGAGCCTGGGTTCGGCGGAGCAGGAGGTCGACGTCCGCCTGTTCGGCAAGCCGACCACCCGCAAGAACCGCCGCATGGGCGTGGCGCTCGCCACCGGCTCCGATACCGACGATGCACGGGCGCGGGCCAAGCTGGCGGCCGACAAGGTGACGATCCGGTATCTGTGA